One genomic region from Laspinema palackyanum D2c encodes:
- a CDS encoding DNA cytosine methyltransferase — MIPNFHLELDSNLVIPTPNFVPSPSGLLLPRQSATPKAYPLAIDLFCGAGGFSLGFMQAGFQVVAAADSNVHAALTYMHNLGAYPCEFHYGNDTEETKLEKALISQCHEIQSDSAVQIPFVSGGG; from the coding sequence ATGATACCAAACTTTCATCTTGAGTTGGACTCAAATTTAGTCATACCCACTCCAAATTTTGTCCCATCTCCGTCGGGCTTGCTCTTACCGCGACAGTCTGCTACTCCCAAAGCCTATCCGCTTGCCATCGATTTGTTCTGTGGTGCAGGAGGATTTAGTTTGGGCTTTATGCAAGCTGGATTCCAGGTAGTTGCTGCGGCGGATAGTAACGTCCATGCCGCGCTCACTTATATGCACAACCTCGGAGCCTATCCCTGTGAGTTCCACTATGGCAACGACACAGAAGAAACCAAACTGGAAAAAGCATTAATCAGCCAATGTCACGAAATTCAATCGGATAGTGCAGTGCAAATCCCATTCGTCAGTGGTGGCGGATGA
- a CDS encoding SDR family oxidoreductase: protein MTNLDQKTAIITGASSGIGRATALLLAESGVQVALVSRNSDSLQQLGDQIGSSGGTTITVPTDITDCQQVQAMVQTVLDKFGRIDILVNSAGLIDLAPTVEASVERWQELIQVNLLGTMYCCHAVAPVMQKQQQGHIVNISSVAGRTASAGVAAYNASKWGVGAFSEALRQELCQSGVRVTVVEPGWVETPLYDEIASGAMQERIARWQESIGEPLLPEDVAGAIGFALSQPQRVNVNEILLRPTGQVN from the coding sequence ATGACCAACCTTGACCAAAAAACTGCTATCATCACTGGCGCTTCTTCTGGCATCGGACGGGCCACTGCTCTGCTGCTGGCTGAATCTGGCGTTCAGGTCGCTTTGGTTTCGAGAAATAGCGATTCACTGCAACAACTTGGTGACCAAATTGGAAGCAGCGGCGGCACAACTATCACAGTTCCCACGGACATTACCGATTGCCAACAAGTCCAAGCAATGGTGCAAACGGTCCTGGACAAGTTTGGACGCATCGATATCCTCGTGAACTCTGCGGGACTGATTGACCTGGCTCCGACTGTCGAAGCGAGTGTGGAGCGCTGGCAAGAACTGATTCAGGTGAACTTGCTCGGGACGATGTACTGCTGCCATGCCGTTGCTCCGGTGATGCAAAAACAACAGCAGGGCCATATCGTGAACATTTCCTCGGTGGCGGGTCGGACGGCTTCGGCTGGGGTGGCCGCGTACAATGCCAGCAAGTGGGGCGTGGGCGCGTTCTCGGAAGCGTTGCGGCAGGAACTGTGCCAGAGCGGGGTGCGCGTCACGGTGGTGGAGCCTGGATGGGTCGAGACGCCACTCTATGACGAGATTGCGAGTGGGGCGATGCAGGAGCGGATTGCGCGCTGGCAAGAAAGTATTGGGGAGCCACTGCTGCCGGAGGATGTGGCGGGGGCGATTGGGTTTGCGTTGTCTCAGCCGCAGCGGGTCAATGTGAACGAGATTTTACTGCGACCGACTGGACAGGTGAACTAG
- a CDS encoding DUF6876 family protein, whose translation MTTITQADLARFRGTDHYYKHGFGGFNYTDGVKYLADAAQAYWLIDAIASYQPDKRVRGDEMLRHFQIWQLAVQDHSAVLTLLRDTDQPVLTQEIEHTDFPLPEVKLFLNEKVLMLPSEY comes from the coding sequence ATGACAACAATCACCCAAGCAGACCTAGCTCGTTTTCGCGGGACTGACCACTACTACAAACATGGGTTCGGAGGTTTCAACTACACCGATGGGGTCAAGTATTTGGCTGATGCAGCCCAGGCTTACTGGCTGATTGATGCGATCGCTTCGTATCAACCAGATAAGCGAGTTCGGGGTGACGAGATGTTGCGGCACTTCCAAATCTGGCAATTGGCAGTGCAGGACCATTCGGCAGTTCTCACACTGTTGCGCGATACTGACCAGCCGGTTCTGACCCAAGAAATCGAACACACCGACTTTCCGTTGCCCGAAGTCAAGCTCTTTCTGAACGAGAAGGTGCTGATGTTGCCCAGCGAATACTAA
- a CDS encoding DNA cytosine methyltransferase, with protein MCQLNGEELLGWLGLERGQIDVIIGGPPCQGFSRMNRNRNPNDPRNSLIFEFARLVGEINPKFFVLENVPELAKMTTPEGIPVLDAFCQCLDEHGYSSYNALKSSLITQHNWMSAQSIPKAKSASKSRNNASSEYEQLDLF; from the coding sequence ATTTGCCAACTCAACGGTGAAGAATTGCTCGGCTGGCTGGGGCTAGAACGCGGTCAAATTGATGTAATTATAGGTGGGCCACCCTGCCAAGGATTCAGCCGGATGAACCGCAACCGCAACCCGAACGATCCGCGCAACAGCTTGATTTTCGAGTTTGCTCGGCTTGTTGGCGAAATCAACCCCAAGTTTTTCGTACTCGAAAACGTGCCGGAGTTGGCAAAGATGACTACCCCCGAAGGAATTCCGGTGTTAGATGCGTTTTGCCAGTGTTTAGACGAGCACGGTTATAGCAGTTACAACGCGCTCAAATCCTCACTAATAACTCAGCACAATTGGATGTCCGCTCAATCCATTCCCAAAGCCAAATCTGCATCCAAATCCCGCAATAACGCCAGTTCAGAATACGAACAACTCGACTTATTCTAA